A DNA window from Arachis hypogaea cultivar Tifrunner chromosome 18, arahy.Tifrunner.gnm2.J5K5, whole genome shotgun sequence contains the following coding sequences:
- the LOC112770930 gene encoding disease resistance protein RPV1 isoform X2: protein MGSKDPSEKARVWRPKFKSLLCCLQSPSPMDSKLQDSASSCTHQSTDPNRNRRLYKHDVFLSFRGTDTRNNFIDHLYHNLIRKGVFAFKDNERLQKGESISSQLLQAIRDSRVSIIVFSRDYAASTWCLDEMATIAQCKKEFGQKVFSVFYDVDPSDVRKQSGVYGDAFASHTKRFQKDLSKVKRWKRAMTDLANSAGWDVRDKPQFTEIDKIIQKVIKELDHRFSGFADDLVGIQPCVKELEQVLKINPKDEDVRVLGIWGMGGIGKTTLASVLYDKISYMFDAHCFIENVSKSYREGSAISVQRQILRRTLEEQDLDKYSPSEIAGIIRNRLSSRKLLIVLDNVDEREQLDQLAINTKLLGRGSRIIITTRDKHILESYGIDAIHNVSLMNSQDASELLFRKAFKSDRPSSSTCMELTPIILEYAQGLPLAIKVVGSFLDKRNASQWRAYLERLKKYPDKKLTDVLQVSFEDLQNDDKEIFLHIACFFRGDREDYVKRILATCGLQPNIGIPVLEERSLITIKNQEIHMHDMLQELGKKLVRERYPEEPALWSRLWRCSDFENALMSAETGTNHVKAIVLDQREEMPGCSQLRIRGLSKLRDLKLLILYHKNFLGSLDFLSPNLQYLAWHGYPFPSLPSFQPYSRLVELSLPYSNVKRLWEGNKNIPHLEKVDLSYSMDLIETPNFEWNAKLKRLDFTGCTNLIHIHPSIGLLNQLAYLSLQNCSSLSNLNLGDDCNLSSLRVLCLSGCTNLNKSPDFTGLSNLEYLDLENCTSLSTVHESIGALVMLKFLSLRGCIIISMPKEVNNLISLQTLDLSRCLRLRYPLGQIYSSYLESLISLDLGTCHFIDNIPDSIGVLTCLERLNLKECQCSHLPDTIKKLSRLAYLNLADCSYLERLPELPFDSAPSGGRYFQTVSASRNHRSGLYVTTYNKVMKKTFNYMPAALSWFARLVEQPCHFRCGFDIIIPENESSGIPGWYFNHQFQGGSTVRVVDYADADDNWLGFSFCVTFEHVKNDCDSSELLRHFYLSFESEHTEEYFDMPSSVETDRDIDGTHAWIIYISRVHCHFVKTGARIRFKACKGMKLHKWGFRMVFKQDIEKLKRRLQRVDNKKQSPIFDSSRLVIETEYVDEDLSSSSESKIMLPYNWLVTDEEENEKMEAKAKEDNLSNLGFI, encoded by the exons ATGGGGTCGAAAGATCCAAGCGAGAAGGCGCGGGTTTGGAGACCCAAGTTTAAGTCCCTACTCTGTTGCTTGCAATCTCCTTCTCCCATGGATTCCAAGCTGCAAGATTCAGCTTCCAGTTGCACTCATCAGTCAACGGATCCCAACAGGAACAGGCGGTTATACAAGCACGATGTGTTTCTGAGTTTCAGAGGCACCGACACTCGCAACAATTTCATCGATCATCTTTATCATAATCTCATCAGGAAAGGAGTTTTTGCCTTCAAGGACAACGAGAGGCTTCAGAAAGGGGAATCTATCTCTTCTCAGCTTCTGCAAGCCATCAGAGATTCCCGCGTTTCTATCATTGTCTTCTCACGTGATTATGCTGCCTCCACATGGTGCCTCGATGAAATGGCTACCATAGCTCAATGCAAGAAAGAGTTCGGACAGAAGGTTTTCTCCGTTTTCTATGATGTGGATCCTTCTGATGTTCGGAAGCAGAGTGGGGTGTACGGGGATGCTTTTGCTTCACATACAAAGAGGTTCCAAAAGGATCTTAGCAAGGTTAAACGCTGGAAGAGAGCTATGACGGATTTGGCCAATTCTGCAGGATGGGATGTTAGAGATAA gCCACAATTCACAGAGATTGATAAAATCATTCAAAAGGTAATAAAAGAATTGGATCATAGATTTTCCGGGTTTGCTGATGATCTAGTAGGGATACAACCATGTGTAAAAGAATTAGAACAAGTTCTAAAGATAAACCCAAAGGATGAAGATGTTCGAGTTCTTGGAATCTGGGGAATGGGTGGAATAGGAAAGACAACTCTTGCCAGTGTCTTGTATGACAAAATCTCTTATATGTTTGACGCACATTGCTTTATCGAGAATGTGAGCAAAAGTTATAGAGAGGGCAGTGCTATTTCCGTTCAAAGACAAATTCTTCGTCGAACTCTAGAGGAACAAGATCTAGATAAATATAGTCCTTCTGAAATAGCTGGGATAATCAGAAATAGGCTATCTTCCAGAAAGCTCCTTATAGTTCTTGATAATGTTGATGAAAGAGAACAATTAGATCAATTggctataaatactaaattacttggaagaggaagCAGAATAATCATAACCACCAGGGATAAACATATTCTTGAAAGTTATGGAATAGATGCAATTCACAATGTTTCCTTAATGAATTCTCAAGATGCTTCAGAACTTTTGTTTAGAAAGGCCTTCAAAAGTGATCGTCCTAGTAGCAGCACTTGTATGGAGCTAACTCCCATCATACTGGAATATGCTCAAGGTCTTCCATTAGCAATCAAAGTAGTGGGTTCTTTCTTGGACAAACGGAATGCTTCCCAATGGAGGGCTTATTTAGAAAGATTGAAGAAATATCCGGACAAAAAACTTACAGATGTGCTTCAAGTAAGTTTTGAAGACCTGCAAAATGATGATAAAGAAATATTTTTGCACATTGCTTGCTTTTTTAGAGGAGACAGGGAAGATTATGTAAAGCGAATTCTAGCTACTTGCGGACTACAACCTAACATTGGAATTCCAGTTCTAGAGGAGAGATCACTCATAACCATTAAGAACCAAGAGATTCATATGCATGACATGTTACAAGAATTGGGGAAGAAACTTGTTCGGGAAAGATATCCAGAAGAGCCAGCATTATGGAGCAGATTATGGCGGTGTAGCGATTTTGAAAATGCTCTGATGTCAGCTGAGACG GGAACAAATCATGTCAAAGCCATAGTCTTAGATCAGAGAGAGGAGATGCCCGGGTGCAGTCAGTTGAGGATCAGAGGATTGTCAAAATTGAGGGATCTTAAATTGCTTATATTATACCATAAAAACTTTTTAGGAAGCCTTGATTTTCTTTCTCCTAATCTGCAGTATCTTGCTTGGCATGGCTATCCTTTCCCTTCTTTACCATCGTTTCAGCCTTACAGCAGGCTTGTTGAACTGAGCCTGCCTTATAGCAACGTTAAACGACTATGGGAAGGCAACAAG AATATCCCACACTTGGAAAAGGTGGACTTGAGCTACTCAATGGATCTCATAGAGACACCAAATTTTGAATGGAATGCAAAACTTAAGCGACTAGATTTTACAGGATGCACAAACCTGATCCACATCCATCCCTCAATTGGACTTCTTAACCAGCTTGCATACTTGAGTTTGCAAAACTGTAGCAGTTTGTCAAACCTCAATCTTGGCGATGATTGTAATTTAAGTTCTCTTAGAGTTCTATGCCTTTCTGGCTGCACAAACCTTAATAAGAGTCCAGATTTCACAGGGCTTTCAAATCTTGAGTACCTCGATCTTGAAAATTGTACAAGTTTATCGACAGTTCATGAATCTATTGGTGCTCTTGTAATGTTAAAGTTCTTGAGTTTGAGAGGCTGTATAATTATTTCTATGCCCAAAGAAGTCAACAATTTGATATCTCTTCAAACCCTAGATTTAAGCCGCTGTCTACGACTGAGGTATCCCCTCGGACAGATTTATTCATCTTACCTAGAATCTTTGATATCTCTGGACCTTGGCACATGCCATTTTATAGACAATATTCCTGATTCCATTGGAGTGTTGACTTGTTTAGAAAGATTAAACTTGAAGGAATGTCAGTGTAGTCATTTACCTGATACCATCAAGAAGCTTTCCAGACTGGCATATTTGAATTTGGCGGATTGCTCATATCTTGAAAGATTGCCTGAGCTCCCATTTGATAGTGCACCGTCAGGGGGAAGGTATTTTCAAACAGTATCTGCATCTCGTAACCATAGGTCGGGATTGTATGTTACAACCTACAATAAGGTTATGAAAAAAACCTTTAACTATATGCCGGCTGCGCTTTCATGGTTTGCTAGACTTGTTGAG CAACCCTGTCATTTCCGATGTGGGTTTGACATCATAATTCCTGAAAATGAGAGTAGTGGAATTCCAGGATGGTATTTCAATCATCAGTTTCAAGGTGGATCAACTGTAAGGGTAGTGGACTATGCTGATGCAGATGACAACTGGCTTGGGTTTTCATTTTGTGTTACATTTGAGCATGTTAAAAATGATTGTGATTCATCTGAGCTGCTGCgtcatttttatctttcttttgaaAGTGAGCACACGGAAGAATATTTTGATATGCCTTCTTCAGTCGAAACCGATCGGGATATCGATGGAACACATGCTTGGATAATCTACATCTCTCGGGTGCATTGCCATTTTGTGAAAACAGGAGCCCGTATAAGATTTAAAGCCTGCAAGGGAATGAAGTTGCACAAATGGGGGTTTCGCATGGTGTTCAAACAAGATATAGAGAAACTGAAGAGGAGGTTACAAAGAGTGGATAATAAAAAGCAGAGTcctatctttgattcttccaGATTGGTCATTGAGACTGAGTATGTTGATGAAGACCTAAGTAGCAGCTCGGAGTCCAAGATCATGCTTCCTTATAATTGGTTGGTTACCGACGAAGAAGAAAATGAGAAGATGGAAGCAAAGGCCAAAGAAGATAATCTCTCTAATTTGGGCTTTATATAG
- the LOC112770930 gene encoding disease resistance protein RPV1 isoform X1 has protein sequence MGSKDPSEKARVWRPKFKSLLCCLQSPSPMDSKLQDSASSCTHQSTDPNRNRRLYKHDVFLSFRGTDTRNNFIDHLYHNLIRKGVFAFKDNERLQKGESISSQLLQAIRDSRVSIIVFSRDYAASTWCLDEMATIAQCKKEFGQKVFSVFYDVDPSDVRKQSGVYGDAFASHTKRFQKDLSKVKRWKRAMTDLANSAGWDVRDKPQFTEIDKIIQKVIKELDHRFSGFADDLVGIQPCVKELEQVLKINPKDEDVRVLGIWGMGGIGKTTLASVLYDKISYMFDAHCFIENVSKSYREGSAISVQRQILRRTLEEQDLDKYSPSEIAGIIRNRLSSRKLLIVLDNVDEREQLDQLAINTKLLGRGSRIIITTRDKHILESYGIDAIHNVSLMNSQDASELLFRKAFKSDRPSSSTCMELTPIILEYAQGLPLAIKVVGSFLDKRNASQWRAYLERLKKYPDKKLTDVLQVSFEDLQNDDKEIFLHIACFFRGDREDYVKRILATCGLQPNIGIPVLEERSLITIKNQEIHMHDMLQELGKKLVRERYPEEPALWSRLWRCSDFENALMSAETGTNHVKAIVLDQREEMPGCSQLRIRGLSKLRDLKLLILYHKNFLGSLDFLSPNLQYLAWHGYPFPSLPSFQPYSRLVELSLPYSNVKRLWEGNKNIPHLEKVDLSYSMDLIETPNFEWNAKLKRLDFTGCTNLIHIHPSIGLLNQLAYLSLQNCSSLSNLNLGDDCNLSSLRVLCLSGCTNLNKSPDFTGLSNLEYLDLENCTSLSTVHESIGALVMLKFLSLRGCIIISMPKEVNNLISLQTLDLSRCLRLRYPLGQIYSSYLESLISLDLGTCHFIDNIPDSIGVLTCLERLNLKECQCSHLPDTIKKLSRLAYLNLADCSYLERLPELPFDSAPSGGRYFQTVSASRNHRSGLYVTTYNKVMKKTFNYMPAALSWFARLVEVSTLHAFLFAFSLIYLSFLCFMWKQQPCHFRCGFDIIIPENESSGIPGWYFNHQFQGGSTVRVVDYADADDNWLGFSFCVTFEHVKNDCDSSELLRHFYLSFESEHTEEYFDMPSSVETDRDIDGTHAWIIYISRVHCHFVKTGARIRFKACKGMKLHKWGFRMVFKQDIEKLKRRLQRVDNKKQSPIFDSSRLVIETEYVDEDLSSSSESKIMLPYNWLVTDEEENEKMEAKAKEDNLSNLGFI, from the exons ATGGGGTCGAAAGATCCAAGCGAGAAGGCGCGGGTTTGGAGACCCAAGTTTAAGTCCCTACTCTGTTGCTTGCAATCTCCTTCTCCCATGGATTCCAAGCTGCAAGATTCAGCTTCCAGTTGCACTCATCAGTCAACGGATCCCAACAGGAACAGGCGGTTATACAAGCACGATGTGTTTCTGAGTTTCAGAGGCACCGACACTCGCAACAATTTCATCGATCATCTTTATCATAATCTCATCAGGAAAGGAGTTTTTGCCTTCAAGGACAACGAGAGGCTTCAGAAAGGGGAATCTATCTCTTCTCAGCTTCTGCAAGCCATCAGAGATTCCCGCGTTTCTATCATTGTCTTCTCACGTGATTATGCTGCCTCCACATGGTGCCTCGATGAAATGGCTACCATAGCTCAATGCAAGAAAGAGTTCGGACAGAAGGTTTTCTCCGTTTTCTATGATGTGGATCCTTCTGATGTTCGGAAGCAGAGTGGGGTGTACGGGGATGCTTTTGCTTCACATACAAAGAGGTTCCAAAAGGATCTTAGCAAGGTTAAACGCTGGAAGAGAGCTATGACGGATTTGGCCAATTCTGCAGGATGGGATGTTAGAGATAA gCCACAATTCACAGAGATTGATAAAATCATTCAAAAGGTAATAAAAGAATTGGATCATAGATTTTCCGGGTTTGCTGATGATCTAGTAGGGATACAACCATGTGTAAAAGAATTAGAACAAGTTCTAAAGATAAACCCAAAGGATGAAGATGTTCGAGTTCTTGGAATCTGGGGAATGGGTGGAATAGGAAAGACAACTCTTGCCAGTGTCTTGTATGACAAAATCTCTTATATGTTTGACGCACATTGCTTTATCGAGAATGTGAGCAAAAGTTATAGAGAGGGCAGTGCTATTTCCGTTCAAAGACAAATTCTTCGTCGAACTCTAGAGGAACAAGATCTAGATAAATATAGTCCTTCTGAAATAGCTGGGATAATCAGAAATAGGCTATCTTCCAGAAAGCTCCTTATAGTTCTTGATAATGTTGATGAAAGAGAACAATTAGATCAATTggctataaatactaaattacttggaagaggaagCAGAATAATCATAACCACCAGGGATAAACATATTCTTGAAAGTTATGGAATAGATGCAATTCACAATGTTTCCTTAATGAATTCTCAAGATGCTTCAGAACTTTTGTTTAGAAAGGCCTTCAAAAGTGATCGTCCTAGTAGCAGCACTTGTATGGAGCTAACTCCCATCATACTGGAATATGCTCAAGGTCTTCCATTAGCAATCAAAGTAGTGGGTTCTTTCTTGGACAAACGGAATGCTTCCCAATGGAGGGCTTATTTAGAAAGATTGAAGAAATATCCGGACAAAAAACTTACAGATGTGCTTCAAGTAAGTTTTGAAGACCTGCAAAATGATGATAAAGAAATATTTTTGCACATTGCTTGCTTTTTTAGAGGAGACAGGGAAGATTATGTAAAGCGAATTCTAGCTACTTGCGGACTACAACCTAACATTGGAATTCCAGTTCTAGAGGAGAGATCACTCATAACCATTAAGAACCAAGAGATTCATATGCATGACATGTTACAAGAATTGGGGAAGAAACTTGTTCGGGAAAGATATCCAGAAGAGCCAGCATTATGGAGCAGATTATGGCGGTGTAGCGATTTTGAAAATGCTCTGATGTCAGCTGAGACG GGAACAAATCATGTCAAAGCCATAGTCTTAGATCAGAGAGAGGAGATGCCCGGGTGCAGTCAGTTGAGGATCAGAGGATTGTCAAAATTGAGGGATCTTAAATTGCTTATATTATACCATAAAAACTTTTTAGGAAGCCTTGATTTTCTTTCTCCTAATCTGCAGTATCTTGCTTGGCATGGCTATCCTTTCCCTTCTTTACCATCGTTTCAGCCTTACAGCAGGCTTGTTGAACTGAGCCTGCCTTATAGCAACGTTAAACGACTATGGGAAGGCAACAAG AATATCCCACACTTGGAAAAGGTGGACTTGAGCTACTCAATGGATCTCATAGAGACACCAAATTTTGAATGGAATGCAAAACTTAAGCGACTAGATTTTACAGGATGCACAAACCTGATCCACATCCATCCCTCAATTGGACTTCTTAACCAGCTTGCATACTTGAGTTTGCAAAACTGTAGCAGTTTGTCAAACCTCAATCTTGGCGATGATTGTAATTTAAGTTCTCTTAGAGTTCTATGCCTTTCTGGCTGCACAAACCTTAATAAGAGTCCAGATTTCACAGGGCTTTCAAATCTTGAGTACCTCGATCTTGAAAATTGTACAAGTTTATCGACAGTTCATGAATCTATTGGTGCTCTTGTAATGTTAAAGTTCTTGAGTTTGAGAGGCTGTATAATTATTTCTATGCCCAAAGAAGTCAACAATTTGATATCTCTTCAAACCCTAGATTTAAGCCGCTGTCTACGACTGAGGTATCCCCTCGGACAGATTTATTCATCTTACCTAGAATCTTTGATATCTCTGGACCTTGGCACATGCCATTTTATAGACAATATTCCTGATTCCATTGGAGTGTTGACTTGTTTAGAAAGATTAAACTTGAAGGAATGTCAGTGTAGTCATTTACCTGATACCATCAAGAAGCTTTCCAGACTGGCATATTTGAATTTGGCGGATTGCTCATATCTTGAAAGATTGCCTGAGCTCCCATTTGATAGTGCACCGTCAGGGGGAAGGTATTTTCAAACAGTATCTGCATCTCGTAACCATAGGTCGGGATTGTATGTTACAACCTACAATAAGGTTATGAAAAAAACCTTTAACTATATGCCGGCTGCGCTTTCATGGTTTGCTAGACTTGTTGAGGTAAGTACTCTCCATGCTTTCCTATTCGCTTTTTCACTAATATATCTCAGTTTCCTTTGTTTTATGTGGAAGCAGCAACCCTGTCATTTCCGATGTGGGTTTGACATCATAATTCCTGAAAATGAGAGTAGTGGAATTCCAGGATGGTATTTCAATCATCAGTTTCAAGGTGGATCAACTGTAAGGGTAGTGGACTATGCTGATGCAGATGACAACTGGCTTGGGTTTTCATTTTGTGTTACATTTGAGCATGTTAAAAATGATTGTGATTCATCTGAGCTGCTGCgtcatttttatctttcttttgaaAGTGAGCACACGGAAGAATATTTTGATATGCCTTCTTCAGTCGAAACCGATCGGGATATCGATGGAACACATGCTTGGATAATCTACATCTCTCGGGTGCATTGCCATTTTGTGAAAACAGGAGCCCGTATAAGATTTAAAGCCTGCAAGGGAATGAAGTTGCACAAATGGGGGTTTCGCATGGTGTTCAAACAAGATATAGAGAAACTGAAGAGGAGGTTACAAAGAGTGGATAATAAAAAGCAGAGTcctatctttgattcttccaGATTGGTCATTGAGACTGAGTATGTTGATGAAGACCTAAGTAGCAGCTCGGAGTCCAAGATCATGCTTCCTTATAATTGGTTGGTTACCGACGAAGAAGAAAATGAGAAGATGGAAGCAAAGGCCAAAGAAGATAATCTCTCTAATTTGGGCTTTATATAG